A genomic stretch from Edaphobacter aggregans includes:
- a CDS encoding sugar transferase has product MTLLRMDKASNPADPLLEWLSIGTREVLNEGTFKRMIAVERKRTERSREPFLLMLLEAGNPQGSEKNGKVLDSMLSALLVSIRETDVIGWYKDGTTVGVMFTGLAGNDKNSILSVILSKVSTTLKAQLTSDHLSQVSISFHFFPDDWGHDNSGRPSNPSLYPDLLSPDKRRCVLLRIKQVMDVAGSALILILCTPLLLVIAVAIKASSKGPVLFRQQRVGQYGQSFTFLKFRSMHTNNDHSVHKEYVTKLIAGEAEHKPFNGNGEGVYKLTNDTRVTRVGKFLRRTSLDELPQLVNVLKGDMSLVGPRPAIPYELAAYQTWHRRRVLGVKPGITGLWQVNGRSSVKFDEMVRLDLRYATSWSPWLDFKILMLTPRAVIKGAGAC; this is encoded by the coding sequence GTGACTCTGCTGCGTATGGATAAAGCTTCAAATCCGGCTGACCCTCTATTAGAGTGGTTATCCATTGGAACGCGCGAGGTTCTGAACGAAGGAACCTTTAAGAGAATGATTGCCGTCGAGCGCAAAAGGACGGAGCGTTCCAGGGAGCCGTTCCTTCTTATGTTGCTGGAGGCTGGCAATCCTCAGGGTTCGGAAAAGAATGGAAAAGTTCTCGACAGTATGCTGTCTGCCCTGCTGGTATCCATCAGGGAAACCGACGTAATCGGCTGGTACAAAGATGGTACTACCGTTGGTGTAATGTTTACGGGACTCGCGGGCAATGACAAGAACTCGATCCTGAGCGTGATCTTAAGCAAGGTGAGCACGACGCTAAAAGCCCAGTTGACATCAGACCATCTTAGTCAAGTAAGTATCTCCTTCCATTTCTTTCCCGATGACTGGGGCCATGACAACTCCGGACGCCCAAGCAATCCATCTTTGTATCCGGATCTGTTGAGCCCGGATAAGCGGAGATGTGTCCTGCTGCGCATCAAACAAGTAATGGATGTTGCCGGAAGTGCACTGATACTAATCCTTTGTACGCCTCTACTTTTGGTGATTGCAGTGGCAATCAAGGCGTCATCCAAAGGGCCTGTCCTTTTTCGGCAACAGCGAGTCGGACAGTACGGCCAAAGCTTTACATTCCTGAAATTCAGATCGATGCACACAAACAATGACCATAGCGTTCACAAAGAGTATGTGACTAAATTAATTGCAGGTGAGGCAGAGCATAAACCGTTCAACGGGAATGGTGAGGGCGTATATAAGCTCACGAACGATACGCGAGTCACACGAGTAGGAAAATTCTTGCGCAGAACTAGTCTGGATGAGTTGCCACAGCTGGTGAATGTCCTGAAAGGGGATATGTCGCTTGTCGGCCCTCGTCCGGCAATTCCATATGAGTTGGCAGCATATCAGACGTGGCATCGTCGCCGTGTATTGGGGGTCAAACCCGGGATTACTGGGTTGTGGCAGGTTAATGGTCGAAGTAGTGTTAAATTCGACGAAATGGTTCGTTTGGATCTGCGATATGCCACGTCTTGGTCACCTTGGCTCGACTTTAAGATCCTTATGCTTACCCCTCGTGCGGTGATCAAGGGTGCGGGCGCCTGTTGA
- a CDS encoding Gfo/Idh/MocA family protein, translating into MNFGVIGYGYWGPNVVRNLASLEDSEVLAIADKSPIARKRAQKAYPGIKVTPNAAEVISSPKIDAVAVITPVWTHYELAKAALENGKHVFVEKPFTSTAAQGEELISLALQKNLKIMVDHTFLFTGAVKKISQLLDEGTLGRLYYYDSTRINLGLFQHDINVLWDLAPHDLSIMDYLIKASPEAIVATGQKHLNGCEDVAYMTLYFPEKVIAHINVNWLSPVKVRTTLIGGEKRMLVWNDLEADEKVKVYDRGVDITSREGVYELLVNYRSGDMWAPQLEQVEALRQELTYFVDCISSGQEPFNNGCAGLRVVNMLEAASESLNKSGALVHL; encoded by the coding sequence ATGAACTTCGGCGTCATTGGCTACGGTTACTGGGGACCAAACGTTGTAAGAAATCTTGCTAGTCTGGAGGATTCCGAGGTATTGGCAATTGCAGACAAAAGTCCAATCGCACGGAAACGTGCACAGAAAGCTTATCCAGGAATCAAAGTAACTCCAAACGCTGCAGAGGTGATCTCATCCCCCAAAATTGATGCCGTTGCAGTTATCACTCCAGTCTGGACACACTACGAACTGGCAAAAGCTGCTTTGGAGAATGGCAAACACGTGTTTGTCGAGAAACCGTTCACCAGCACTGCCGCGCAAGGAGAAGAGCTGATCAGCCTCGCTCTGCAAAAAAATCTAAAGATCATGGTGGATCATACCTTCCTCTTCACAGGAGCGGTAAAGAAAATATCACAACTGCTCGACGAAGGAACGCTCGGTAGGCTCTATTATTATGATTCGACTCGCATCAATCTAGGTCTCTTCCAGCACGATATCAATGTTCTCTGGGATCTTGCGCCGCATGATCTTTCCATCATGGACTACCTTATTAAAGCAAGCCCTGAGGCAATTGTTGCGACTGGACAGAAGCACCTTAACGGTTGTGAAGATGTTGCCTACATGACCCTCTATTTTCCCGAGAAAGTCATAGCACATATTAATGTCAACTGGCTATCCCCAGTAAAAGTTAGGACCACTCTCATCGGTGGGGAGAAGCGGATGCTGGTTTGGAATGACCTCGAAGCAGATGAAAAGGTAAAGGTGTATGACCGAGGAGTTGACATCACGAGCCGCGAAGGCGTCTACGAACTACTTGTTAACTATCGGTCTGGCGATATGTGGGCTCCTCAACTAGAGCAAGTCGAAGCTCTGCGTCAAGAGCTGACCTACTTTGTAGATTGCATCTCAAGTGGACAGGAGCCTTTTAATAATGGGTGCGCTGGACTGCGAGTAGTCAACATGCTGGAAGCAGCCAGTGAATCACTGAACAAGAGTGGGGCTCTGGTGCACCTGTGA
- a CDS encoding glycosyltransferase family 4 protein, producing MRKKVAIAVCIVVENLPVPLDRRVWKEACALRDAGYRVSVICPKGKGFTAGYETLDGIEIYRHRVWEASGVLGYLVEYSVALTAELLLALKVFSRTRFRILQACNPPDTIFLIGLLLKPLGVRFIFDQHDLGPELFEAKFGKHSGLLYRLARLFELCSFRVASTCIATNESFRDIAITRGGKRPENVFIVRNCPDIATFRRLQPRNGNTFGRSLLVVYVGFMGTQDGLDLLLESIEHIVKCENRQDTHFLLVGGGPILPELQEVIAKKHLDAFVTLTGQVSHAEVVTYLSQADLGVATDPKNAMNDNSTMIKIFEYMAFNLPVVLFDLKEGRRIADSAALYAIPNDPIDFAKQIGRLLDSGELRQELGQRGRRRIEEKLNWETEKVSLLRAYETALQFTHILRVQENQIR from the coding sequence ATGCGTAAAAAAGTCGCCATCGCAGTCTGCATTGTCGTAGAAAATCTACCTGTACCTCTTGACAGGCGCGTATGGAAGGAAGCATGCGCACTACGTGATGCTGGATATCGAGTTTCAGTTATTTGTCCCAAAGGAAAGGGCTTCACTGCGGGATACGAGACTCTTGATGGAATCGAAATCTACCGTCATCGCGTATGGGAGGCCTCGGGCGTACTTGGGTATCTTGTGGAGTATAGTGTCGCCCTGACTGCCGAATTGCTTCTGGCGTTAAAAGTCTTTTCCCGCACAAGATTTCGCATTCTGCAAGCATGCAATCCTCCAGACACGATTTTCCTAATAGGACTACTGCTGAAACCTCTTGGAGTCCGATTTATCTTCGACCAGCACGACCTTGGTCCAGAACTCTTTGAGGCGAAGTTCGGCAAGCATAGCGGCTTGCTTTATAGGTTAGCTCGATTGTTTGAGCTGTGCTCTTTCCGAGTAGCAAGCACATGTATCGCAACAAACGAATCCTTTAGGGATATTGCGATCACCCGTGGAGGAAAGCGTCCGGAAAACGTCTTCATTGTGCGGAACTGCCCCGATATTGCCACATTCCGCCGGCTCCAACCTAGAAATGGCAATACGTTTGGCAGATCGCTACTCGTGGTCTATGTGGGCTTCATGGGAACTCAAGATGGTCTGGATTTGCTACTTGAATCCATCGAACACATCGTGAAATGTGAAAATCGGCAAGACACACATTTTCTTCTCGTCGGGGGAGGACCAATACTTCCGGAGTTGCAGGAAGTAATCGCTAAGAAGCACTTGGACGCTTTTGTGACTCTCACTGGTCAAGTGTCCCATGCCGAAGTAGTCACCTATCTCTCCCAAGCAGACTTGGGTGTCGCGACAGATCCGAAAAATGCAATGAATGATAACTCTACAATGATCAAGATTTTTGAATACATGGCGTTCAATTTGCCAGTCGTACTTTTTGACTTAAAGGAGGGGCGACGCATAGCAGACTCCGCAGCGTTGTATGCCATTCCAAATGATCCCATAGATTTTGCCAAACAAATCGGCCGGTTGCTAGATTCTGGGGAACTCCGTCAAGAACTTGGTCAACGTGGCCGTAGACGGATAGAAGAGAAGTTGAACTGGGAAACAGAAAAAGTGTCCTTACTTCGAGCGTATGAAACAGCGCTTCAGTTTACTCACATATTGAGAGTGCAAGAGAACCAGATCCG
- a CDS encoding DegT/DnrJ/EryC1/StrS family aminotransferase → MNTSNNIPFIDLVTPHIELEQELTGVFRRALQTADFVGGPMVKDFEEAFATFCDTNHSIAVSSGTDALRFAIAACGVKSGDVVLTVPHTFIATTEAISQAGAIPEFIDIDEHTYNISVEMLQQYLEEQCTRTRSGKLVSLRSGRPVTAIVPVHLYGQMADMDSILRLAERYSLTVIEDACQAHGAEYFSKNLNRWMKAGSMGRAAAFSFYPGKNLGACGEAGAITTNDADIAKKIKMLRDHGQTTKYYHEIEGYNGRADAIQAGLLHIKLVHLAKWNAQRRERAEEYNRLLATNDVLTLPHEPSWSRAVYHLYVIRTKDRGGMMNHLKNVGIGTGIHYPVPLHLQKAYVSLNYCLEDFPVTRKAAREILSLPMFPQLTADKQARVAQEIQIFSSTAPLSRAENEDNLLVAADRVA, encoded by the coding sequence ATGAACACTTCTAATAACATTCCCTTTATTGACCTCGTCACTCCGCACATAGAGTTAGAGCAAGAACTTACTGGTGTATTTCGTCGAGCTCTACAGACAGCCGACTTCGTTGGCGGACCCATGGTCAAGGACTTTGAGGAGGCCTTTGCCACTTTTTGTGACACGAACCACTCGATTGCGGTTAGTAGCGGTACTGACGCTTTGCGATTCGCTATTGCAGCATGCGGGGTCAAGTCCGGTGATGTTGTGCTCACTGTGCCACATACATTCATCGCAACCACGGAGGCCATTTCGCAAGCTGGTGCTATACCGGAATTTATCGATATTGACGAACACACCTACAACATATCGGTCGAGATGCTTCAGCAGTATTTGGAAGAGCAATGCACGCGGACCCGATCGGGCAAGCTCGTCAGCCTTAGAAGCGGACGACCAGTAACTGCGATAGTGCCGGTGCATCTTTATGGTCAGATGGCTGATATGGATTCAATCCTGAGGCTAGCGGAACGCTATAGTCTGACAGTGATTGAAGATGCCTGCCAAGCACACGGTGCTGAGTACTTCTCTAAAAACCTGAATCGTTGGATGAAAGCTGGTTCGATGGGTCGCGCCGCCGCATTCAGCTTCTACCCGGGAAAAAACCTCGGGGCGTGCGGCGAAGCCGGTGCAATCACAACGAATGATGCCGACATAGCCAAAAAGATCAAAATGCTGCGTGATCACGGCCAGACGACAAAGTACTATCACGAAATAGAAGGCTATAATGGACGGGCGGACGCGATCCAAGCCGGGCTTCTGCACATAAAGTTAGTTCATTTAGCAAAATGGAACGCCCAGCGTCGCGAGCGAGCAGAAGAATATAACCGCTTGCTGGCAACAAACGATGTCTTGACTCTTCCGCATGAGCCTTCGTGGTCGCGTGCTGTGTATCACCTCTATGTAATCCGCACTAAAGACCGCGGCGGTATGATGAATCATTTAAAAAATGTTGGCATTGGGACGGGAATTCATTATCCGGTTCCCCTGCACTTGCAGAAGGCTTATGTCTCACTAAATTACTGTCTGGAAGACTTTCCGGTGACGCGAAAAGCCGCTCGCGAAATCCTCTCCCTGCCAATGTTCCCGCAGCTTACAGCAGACAAACAAGCCAGGGTGGCCCAAGAGATTCAGATATTTTCTTCCACGGCTCCTCTTAGCCGGGCGGAGAACGAGGATAATCTACTGGTAGCTGCGGATAGAGTTGCATAA
- a CDS encoding acyltransferase yields the protein MGTNVRLSKFINLYGCEVGDDTKIGAFVEIQKNASIGKCCKISSHTFICEGVVIEDNVFVGHGVTFINDSYPRATTFEGNLQTETDWKVERTVIKKGASIGSGTTILSNTNIGENAIVGAGSVVTKDVPPYAIVAGNPAKILRYIEQTIKGHNEHF from the coding sequence TTGGGAACAAATGTTCGACTGTCGAAGTTCATAAATCTTTATGGATGCGAAGTCGGTGACGACACGAAGATCGGTGCGTTCGTGGAAATTCAGAAAAATGCCAGCATCGGAAAATGTTGTAAGATCTCAAGTCACACATTTATCTGCGAGGGAGTGGTTATTGAAGACAACGTCTTCGTCGGGCACGGAGTGACATTTATTAATGACAGCTATCCGCGTGCTACGACTTTTGAAGGAAATCTACAAACCGAAACGGATTGGAAAGTCGAGCGTACAGTTATAAAAAAAGGCGCATCAATCGGTTCCGGTACTACGATCCTTTCCAATACCAATATCGGAGAGAATGCGATCGTGGGTGCCGGCAGCGTAGTCACCAAAGATGTTCCGCCTTACGCCATCGTGGCCGGCAATCCGGCCAAGATCTTGCGCTACATTGAACAGACTATAAAAGGTCACAATGAACACTTCTAA